The genomic region GGAAAAGTCCTGTTTCTTTTAAATAGGGCGCCATTTTACCCTGTTTTATAATATTATCACGCGCTATTTCAAGTTGCTGGGTAAGTACTTTATTGTTTACAATTTTGGTTACTATACCAAGAGCTTCAGGAAGATTTACGCCACCTTCTATAAGTATACCCAGCGTACGACTAAATTGTACTATAGCACCCATTTTTGAAAAATACTTAATAAGAGGCAGTTTTAGTTTTAATCTGTCTATAGTATAACTTCCTGACGCACTACGACTCCAAAAATAGAGACCTGCAATAATAATCACTAAACCTACAGCTATAAACAGTATATTATGAGTAAAAAAAGTTGAAAGAGCTATAAGAAATCGCGTAGGAGCTGGTAGCGGTACTTTTTGACTTTCTAAAGTACTTACAATTTGTGGCACTACTTTCCATAAAAGTAATACCGTAATAAGAACAATAACAGCAAGCTGAATGAGCGGATATCTAATAGCATCTTTTATGCGCCCTCTCATTTCATCAGTACGTTCTAAATAATCATTAAGACGCTCTAGAATAACCTCGAGTTTGCCACTTGCTTCACCTGCTTTAACAAGCTGTATATAAATGGTATCAAATACTGCAGGAAAGCGTTGCAACTCATCAGCTAATGAACGACCCTCTTTTATGCCGTCACGTAACGAGAT from Candidatus Dependentiae bacterium harbors:
- a CDS encoding type II secretion system F family protein; translated protein: MALYFYQAFSKEGKRVTGYVDAATTQAVRDQLAKMNLLPTTITPAPSQTARLPFFQRIFQRGVSLKDKMFFTKQLSVLLKSGIALVQALDLLAEQTEGRLQSIVISLRDGIKEGRSLADELQRFPAVFDTIYIQLVKAGEASGKLEVILERLNDYLERTDEMRGRIKDAIRYPLIQLAVIVLITVLLLWKVVPQIVSTLESQKVPLPAPTRFLIALSTFFTHNILFIAVGLVIIIAGLYFWSRSASGSYTIDRLKLKLPLIKYFSKMGAIVQFSRTLGILIEGGVNLPEALGIVTKIVNNKVLTQQLEIARDNIIKQGKMAPYLKETGLFPPVAIYLINTGEQSGQLDAMLLTVARYYEDDLEERADSLSALLNPLMLLIMAGVIGFIILAVLGPLQNIGSVAQKATSR